From the genome of Mya arenaria isolate MELC-2E11 chromosome 5, ASM2691426v1:
GAGCTGTCCTGAACTGACTGCGGATTCAGAAACcttttgtaatgtttgtgaGTGTGGTACAGTCTAAAACAGTCTGGAATGCACAATGCTCTTTCACATTTCCCACACATGTAAATTGTTTGCCTACGCTCGTGTCCATTGCGTTCTTTCACACCCACATTGCAGGCAACACAATCTCGTTGCGGATGAGCACGTTTTGCGCCAGGTTTTGCTGGAATGTACATTGGGGTAATGTCCTTCAGGTGCAAGTCTGTCTATTGGTTCAGGCTTCCTGCCTGAAGTACTTTTTGGCTTTGGGGCATTAGGTGCTGATTTCACAAGTTCTGCGACAAGCAATGACCGAAAATTCTGATGAGACTGTTTAGCACTTGAATTGCCAAactttatataaagtttataagCATCCAATGTcaacaaatttaacaaatggaaaaaaagttTCTTCCACCATTTCACTGTGCGTCTTAGGCAATTATAATACTGTAGCATTTGGTCGGACAAATCCACTCCGCCCATATTCTTGCAGTAATCGACTATTGGAGTTCTATTGGAGTTACGGCTTAAAGATTGGGTCCCCAGTTGTTCGGTTTCGTTTGTCTAACACGGTGTGTGTTGCATTGTGTCATGTAGAAAGCATATGAACATCTCTTTTCTGGTGATATTTCAGAACCAGAATATTAGATTTTCTTCTGAAAACAGTTTCATTTGGCTGTAGCTTCACAGATGGAAAAGCTTTGGGCATACCTTGTCTGTTTACACGAACTGTGCCGCAAATGTAAGTGTCGTGCGCATCAAGTTCCTCGGCAAGTGTAGGGCTATTACAGtaattatcaacatatataacGTGTCCTTTGTCCAAGAGTCCACGCCGAGCTAACAATCCTACAACAAGTTTAGTGGTCTGTCCATAGTCTGGATTTGTATCTACAAGTTCTGAATACAAAGCAGCACCCCGAGTACTATCATAAACgtcaaaacaaatacagtatCCGCTTGAACTGATATATCTTTATTCCAAATTTATTTGGCTTTTGTGGATTGTAAACTTTGAAAACCACTCTTCTCTTGAAAGGACATGTTGCTTCATCCATGGAGAGTTTCTGTTCAGGATCATAGACTTGAAATGATTCTTGACACATACTGAGGAATGGACGTATCTTATACAGCCTATCTGTGCTTTCAACATCGTTGTCATCCAAATGCAAATTACCTAGTATAAGTAAAAACCGATCTTTTGTCATGTTCTTGCCAAAAAATGGTGTAAAAAGTTTTTCATCTTTTGACCAGTAATCGACTATGTCGGGTTTTTCCGTTAAACCCATGGCAAGAACCAACGTGATGAAAACTTTCATCTTGTCAATATTCACAGGTTCCCATTTTCTTTGTCTAGAAAATTGGCTCAACACATTTAGTGACCGCCTATCTGCATAAGAATTTGTCTCATTAACTAATGTATCCCACATTTCATcagtaaaaagtaaattaaagaagtccaatgCGGTGGAATTTTCAGGTAATTCTATGTTTAATCCGGTGTTCCCAACGAAGGGTGAATTGAGCGGGGGCGAATCCTCCCTAAGCCATCCATTTTGTACATCAATCGCTGGTTCTAAGTCTGTTTCGGCCTGGTTAATTGAAATCGTCGTTCTAGCATTAAATAGATCATTCAATTCGAATCCTTCGAAGTCGCTATCGGAAGAAGAATCTGTCAAAATAGCTCTTTATTCGGCCTCGCCTCGACTCGATGGGCGCTGCCATCTTGGATTTTGCGCAATGTATTGTGGTTTCATTCTTCAGTCTATAAATAGTAAATTACGGCCTAAAAGTAGGAAAATTTATGACTAATTGCTATTTTTAGATGGGATTACACTCCTACAATCCAATGAAATATCAGTTTGGTGTCATAAAGCATCCTGGGTAGTCACGTGGAAGCTATTTTTAAACCGGGTCAAAAACTGTAAATGTACGCGATTAGCAGTTGGCTAATTGACTGAACTTAACGTCAATATACGCGATTAGCAAGAGAAGGGTTAATATGTATTGTATAGGTTTTAGGATACGCTGACAAagacagggttcgaatttaactttgaagagcactcgcaaaattttgcgagtgctttttaaggcaactcgcaaaatgaaaaatcaactcgCAATTTTGTTACTTGCTTTATTCCTTTATGAACATGTCAAACGAATTATGTTTGAAGGACCTGTTTAACAGTGGTAACCTTTAAACATAGATAAACACAACCATACCAGTCTTAAAGATATTGGCAACTAATTTCTGGCACCGTATGGCTTTATAGTCGGTCTTTTTTGGCGTTCCCCAGTGTGCCACCATCTGTATACCGCAGGTCGAGGATCGAACTCCTTCAGTGGAACGCCTGCAATTTTGATCTTCATGAGTGTGTCCAATGTGTCGGTGTCAAGACGGCACCTCCAATCAGATTTTATCATATTCATAGTAGAGAAAGCTCTCTCACAAGAAGCATTAGATAATGGTAAAACACTTGTAAGATGAATGATCTTAAGAATGTCATTGAAGTCACCCTTATCCTGGTCCATCTGGCTGACCATCTGCCACACTAGGAGAGGATGGAGATTTGCATAGCGTGGGTTGCCTGCAACGTGGAACTTAAGATCAGTCCATTGACTCAACGCATCTATAATGTCACAACCAGCATTAGTAAGGATCACTTCATATCTTTGGAAAACTACTCGGACATCATCTTTGCCATACAACAAAAGCGCTTCTCTGTTTTCAGGAAGAGGCCAGTTTTTTTGATCAAATGCATAACATGAAGTAAATATTGGTTCTACTGTTAAATTTTCTAATCTGGTATTCATACAATCTAACAATGACTGAACGATTCTGGCCCTATCTGCAGCAAGTGACTGGTCTTGAATAATGTTGATTAATGTGTGACCACGTAGCTTTCCATCAACAATTTCATTTCTGATTTCAACAAGCTGATCCCCTTCGTTATCAATCATATTTCTCAGCACTGATGACACACTTTGGAGTTTTGTGACAGCACTGGAAACAGTAATATCCTCCCTTTGAAACAACAAACTGACCTTGCTTACTTCATTCAGAACATCTTTCACAAATGCAATGTACAAAACCATTTTGTGTTGTCgcaatttattcaaataacCCTTAACTTTTGCTCTGTCTTGGCTCCTATTTGTATTATCTTCAGCATAGTTTTCCATTTGTGAAATTATAATGTGCCAATTTTTAAGAAGCTTGCTAACAGCTTTAAGTTTATGATCGACCCATCGTGTTCCATTGGCCTTTTCAGGTTTCAGAAAATGTTCTCCTAATAAATCTGCTATATCTTTAGCTTCTTTGAATCTTTTGGCAGATcccttataaaaataataaatactctCCAGCAGTTCGATAACATTATCCATATATGTTGACTTGAAACAGTCTTTTACAGCAAGTTCAAGTCTATGGGCCATACACCACACAGGCAAGATCCACTCTGCATTCCCCTCTTCTCTCATTAGTTGAATCACTCCTCTTCTGGCCCCCATCATGACACTAGCCCCATCTGAGCAGAATCCTACGGTTTTTTGTTTATAGTTTTGCAAATCATTCACAAAAAAGGCATGATCAATAGCTGCTAAAATTCCATTGGCCTTTGTATTCTCAGGCTCCTcgagtttaaaatattttagtttcGGATAGAAGTCTTCCAAGACTTTGATCATTATGACCTCCTTTTCAGAGTCAGACCGGTCTGTAGAGCCATCACAAAATATGCTAAAATAATCTGCTTTATCCAGTAATGACACTACTTGATCATGGAAAATACCcccaatattttcaataaaatttttGGCACTTTTATCATTGTGATAGGTGTCCCCCAGTGAAAGCCCATTGCTCTCCTGCAGTTGCAACAGACTAGGGAAATCAGAAAATGGCCTCTCCTCAGCTGCAACATAATAGGcagttttaaaaagtttgttaAGTGTATCAGAGTTTTtaatttctatgtttttaaACCCTTTTTCTAGGTCTCCAGGTTGACACCTTTTTTGCTTGTCACATGCAGCCTTAACACTCAACGCTCTCGTGTGCATTTCCGACTTGACATGGTACACCACAGACTCCCTCTTCACAGTTTTATTACCAGTGATAAACTGAAaaagacaactttttttatttcctctGCAAAATTAATCTACATCATTTGATGtagatttattttattctgaCCATGAGAAAATGACCACTTCTcatgataattttataaacagtCGTAATATTAAGAAGGCCTgcccactggcaccggattttcaaactcaatcatatttttttttaaatcacgaaaaatcttataattcctcactaaaaattataataccgaatatgtgaaaaaatattgaaaaatattttttttttttaaa
Proteins encoded in this window:
- the LOC128235854 gene encoding zinc finger protein 862-like codes for the protein MSMDSFVIKKRPAASDESSETPKKNKPSTSTSSGITYASKYAASEKTVRKWMLELNVDLELAIDKGMFITGNKTVKRESVVYHVKSEMHTRALSVKAACDKQKRCQPGDLEKGFKNIEIKNSDTLNKLFKTAYYVAAEERPFSDFPSLLQLQESNGLSLGDTYHNDKSAKNFIENIGGIFHDQVVSLLDKADYFSIFCDGSTDRSDSEKEVIMIKVLEDFYPKLKYFKLEEPENTKANGILAAIDHAFFVNDLQNYKQKTVGFCSDGASVMMGARRGVIQLMREEGNAEWILPVWCMAHRLELAVKDCFKSTYMDNVIELLESIYYFYKGSAKRFKEAKDIADLLGEHFLKPEKANGTRWVDHKLKAVSKLLKNWHIIISQMENYAEDNTNRSQDRAKVKGYLNKLRQHKMVLYIAFVKDVLNEVSKVSLLFQREDITVSSAVTKLQSVSSVLRNMIDNEGDQLVEIRNEIVDGKLRGHTLINIIQDQSLAADRARIVQSLLDCMNTRLENLTVEPIFTSCYAFDQKNWPLPENREALLLYGKDDVRVVFQRYEVILTNAGCDIIDALSQWTDLKFHVAGNPRYANLHPLLVWQMVSQMDQDKGDFNDILKIIHLTSVLPLSNASCERAFSTMNMIKSDWRCRLDTDTLDTLMKIKIAGVPLKEFDPRPAVYRWWHTGERQKRPTIKPYGARN